A single Desulfovibrio piger DNA region contains:
- a CDS encoding FAD-dependent oxidoreductase — protein sequence MAQKILVIGGVALGPKAACRCKRLMPDAEITLVDENLFISYGGCGIPYYVSGEVNNLDDLRATPYHTVRDPEFFRTMKGITVRNQTRALAIDRAAKTLLVRNVVTGEEEKLPYDKLVLATGATPRMPPVEGHDLKNVLTLTRLEAADAIRKACEHGQVSEAVIVGGGFIGLEAAVALSDMWGVKVSVVEMMDQMLPGVLSHNMGKMAAHDCEAHGLSVYTAEKVVRLEGEDGAVCKVITDKRELPAQLVIFAAGFLPNGQLARDAGLEVAPFGAIVVNEKMQTSDPDIYAGGDCVAIKNLITGKLGYLPLGSMANRQGRVIGTNLAGGDASFPGFVGTWAVKLFDMSFCGAGLTVERARREGYDAISVAVEQLDRAHFYPEKHMMSLELVVDRSDRRVLGIQGACTAGDALKARVDAVAAVLQYGKPTVEDISNLEVSYAPPFAAAMDVVNVVGNVADNVLAGRVKPITAEEFMDLWNKRAENNVFFIDARPAKAGQAVQAQHPEWHSISLEEMPSRVSEVPRDRPVAIICNTGLRAYDSVLILARNGITDVVNAAGGMQAVLKTGGKI from the coding sequence ATGGCACAGAAAATCCTGGTTATCGGCGGCGTTGCCCTGGGTCCCAAGGCGGCCTGCCGCTGCAAGCGCCTGATGCCCGACGCCGAGATCACCCTGGTGGATGAAAACCTCTTCATCTCCTACGGCGGCTGCGGCATCCCCTACTATGTGTCCGGCGAGGTCAACAACCTCGACGACCTGCGCGCCACGCCCTACCACACCGTGCGTGACCCCGAATTCTTCCGTACCATGAAAGGCATCACCGTACGCAACCAGACCCGCGCCCTGGCCATCGACCGCGCCGCCAAGACCCTGCTGGTGCGCAACGTGGTCACCGGCGAGGAAGAAAAGCTGCCCTACGACAAGCTGGTGCTGGCCACCGGCGCCACCCCGCGCATGCCTCCGGTGGAAGGCCACGACCTCAAGAACGTCCTGACCCTCACCCGTCTGGAAGCCGCCGACGCCATCCGCAAGGCCTGCGAACACGGCCAGGTCAGCGAGGCCGTCATCGTGGGCGGCGGTTTCATCGGTCTGGAAGCCGCCGTGGCCCTGTCCGACATGTGGGGCGTCAAGGTCAGCGTGGTGGAAATGATGGACCAGATGCTGCCCGGCGTGCTCTCCCACAATATGGGCAAAATGGCCGCCCACGACTGCGAGGCCCACGGCCTGTCCGTCTACACCGCCGAAAAGGTCGTCAGGCTGGAGGGCGAGGACGGCGCCGTGTGCAAGGTCATCACCGACAAGCGCGAGCTGCCCGCCCAGCTGGTGATCTTTGCCGCCGGCTTCCTGCCCAACGGCCAGCTGGCCAGGGACGCCGGTCTGGAAGTGGCCCCCTTCGGCGCCATCGTGGTCAACGAAAAGATGCAGACCAGCGACCCCGACATCTACGCCGGCGGCGACTGCGTGGCCATCAAGAACCTCATCACCGGCAAGCTGGGCTACCTGCCCCTGGGCAGCATGGCCAACCGCCAGGGCCGCGTCATCGGCACCAACCTGGCCGGCGGCGACGCCAGCTTCCCCGGCTTCGTGGGCACCTGGGCCGTGAAACTGTTCGACATGTCCTTCTGCGGCGCCGGCCTCACCGTGGAACGCGCCCGCAGGGAAGGTTACGACGCCATCTCCGTGGCCGTGGAACAGCTGGACCGCGCCCACTTCTATCCCGAAAAGCACATGATGAGCCTGGAACTGGTGGTGGACAGGAGCGACCGCCGCGTGCTGGGCATCCAGGGCGCCTGCACCGCCGGTGACGCCCTCAAGGCCCGCGTGGACGCCGTGGCCGCCGTGCTGCAGTACGGCAAGCCCACCGTGGAAGACATCTCCAACCTGGAGGTCTCCTACGCGCCGCCCTTCGCCGCCGCCATGGACGTGGTCAACGTGGTGGGCAATGTGGCCGACAACGTGCTGGCCGGCCGGGTGAAGCCCATCACCGCCGAAGAGTTCATGGACCTGTGGAACAAGCGCGCCGAAAACAATGTCTTCTTCATCGACGCCCGTCCCGCCAAGGCCGGGCAGGCCGTGCAGGCCCAGCACCCCGAATGGCACTCCATCTCGCTGGAAGAAATGCCCAGCCGGGTCAGCGAAGTGCCCAGGGACCGTCCTGTGGCCATCATCTGCAATACCGGTCTGCGCGCCTATGACAGCGTGCTGATCCTGGCCCGCAACGGCATCACCGACGTGGTCAACGCGGCCGGCGGCATGCAGGCCGTGCTCAAGACCGGCGGCAAGATCTAG